In Natranaeroarchaeum aerophilus, the DNA window AGTCCCAAAGCTCGCAATCGTTCTACAGGACGGTTCGGCAGCTGATCCGATGGTACTCACGACGTTGAAGCGGATCGCCGACGTGTATCCGGATACAGTCGTCCCCGTAACCCCTGAGCTTATCTCGTATGTTGAACAGGGGAACGATGCCCACCGTACGGGGGCTATTGCAGTTTTGGGTATGCTTTCCAAGGAGTATCCACACATAGCTGAGGAGATGATCCCAACAGCGACTGAGTTGCTGGACGCTGAGAATTATATGCTTCGGGCGAATGCAGCCGGATTGCTTGCGGACCTATCCGACGAGTACCCGGCAGACGTTCGAGCAAGTATTCCCCGTGCCGTCGAGTTACTAGAAGATGACGATGAGAAGGTTCGATACAACGCGACATCGATCCTTGCTCGGGTAGCGAAACAGTATCCGGAAGATGTCGAGTCAGCGGTTCCATCAATCATTGATGTTTTAGACGATGAATTCGAGTACTCGCGTTCCAACGCCTGCTGGGCGTTGGGATATCTCGAAGCAGACTCAGCTCTACAGGCCCTTGAAGAGCGTGAACAGACTGACTCAAGCGAAGAAGTTAGACACGCTGCTGATCAGGCGATTCAGATGATTGAAAGTGGTTCTGAATGAACATTGAACCCAACCACTATCACGAGTCGGATTCCTATGTCTTTGAATATGACTGAGGTATTCCTCATTCAAGCGACGGGAGATCCAACGGATCGGCCGCCTGCAGAAACGAAAGCAGATGAACCGATTGGACATGGATTCTACAACCACCCGAACTGGCATAATCAGACGAAAGACGAGGATTTCGGGGAAGTCGAAGAGGGAGACATCATCCTGCTATATTGTACTGGGAATGTCGAAGCGTGTCCAAAGCAGATTAAATACATTTTCCAAGTGACGGGGAAAGAGGAGGACCGCTTAGACGGGAGTGAAATTGGGGTGCCGAACAAGCTTTTACTCGAAGAACTGCATCGGCTGTCCCCGGGATTCCCTTTGGAGAAGATCCGGCAGTGGGTGGAAGACGGGAAGCTATCCGACGCCATGAATCGCGCTGGGACCCAAGGCTTCAACATTACCAATGTTGAGAAGGCCGACTACGAGGCGATCACTGAGTGGACTGACAGCCGTGAACCCGAGCCAACGATTGAACATTACGAGGAAGAGCTGCGGAACTTCATTGCGAACCACGGCCTCGGAGTCATCAGCGATGAGTACGCTAATTATGAACTCTACCAAGACGCTGATTCTACAGGTGAGCTGTATACGACCCCGATTGGGGAAATCGATTTAGTCTACCAACATCCCGAATCCGGAGAGTTGGTCATCGTTGAACTCAAGCGAACGCAGAAGACCTCTGACAAAGTCGTGGGGCAAATTGCCCGGTACCTCGGGTGGGCCGAGGCTGAACTAGCTGTGGATAACCAGGTACACGGCCTGATTGTCACCCAAACAGCCAGTGAACGGCTTAAATACGCCGTTCGGGCCTTGAAGGACTGCGAACTTGCTACGTACAAACTGAATTTCCACTTCGAGATGCAGAACTGACCTCCCCCCGGATTACTAATGGGTCATTTGAGTCCTATCAAAGATAGAGGGCAGGTATGCGTGCCCTATTGATTCGCCAGTTCCAGATACGAACCTGCGT includes these proteins:
- a CDS encoding HEAT repeat domain-containing protein; translation: MTGFDSASKEREAHYPDRGYNLIEIDMLKPPGEALTRIGHSLRLSDISIPQTTELTDYVVYDKHGDGYGREDVSESPTSNGGGEIAELIETIQSSGGREQRIALAQLAKAVENEPERGVDAIPVLTAELQTVDVELQAESLYILSTIADEYPEQITPAADEVIPLLDQESHSELIADTIEIIAAIAEYEPDAVVDAVPKLAIVLQDGSAADPMVLTTLKRIADVYPDTVVPVTPELISYVEQGNDAHRTGAIAVLGMLSKEYPHIAEEMIPTATELLDAENYMLRANAAGLLADLSDEYPADVRASIPRAVELLEDDDEKVRYNATSILARVAKQYPEDVESAVPSIIDVLDDEFEYSRSNACWALGYLEADSALQALEEREQTDSSEEVRHAADQAIQMIESGSE
- a CDS encoding endonuclease NucS domain-containing protein; the encoded protein is MTEVFLIQATGDPTDRPPAETKADEPIGHGFYNHPNWHNQTKDEDFGEVEEGDIILLYCTGNVEACPKQIKYIFQVTGKEEDRLDGSEIGVPNKLLLEELHRLSPGFPLEKIRQWVEDGKLSDAMNRAGTQGFNITNVEKADYEAITEWTDSREPEPTIEHYEEELRNFIANHGLGVISDEYANYELYQDADSTGELYTTPIGEIDLVYQHPESGELVIVELKRTQKTSDKVVGQIARYLGWAEAELAVDNQVHGLIVTQTASERLKYAVRALKDCELATYKLNFHFEMQN